In Mongoliitalea daihaiensis, one DNA window encodes the following:
- a CDS encoding histidine phosphatase family protein, with the protein MKISHNLRRLSLIFWIHVFIPNILVNAQDVRKEIFSTIEKSGGVNFAYTIPNDIEANVPPTGYEPFYISHFGRHGSRYLVSDKEYLKVINVFEKADSEQILTPLGQDVFNRLKIIYSQVEGNGGELTPLGKRQMNEISERMFEKYPNVFIQNAQITAVSTTVGRCINSMELFCEGLREKNPVLNINMDSHENHMDYLNHHTSQAVQFRYAKDTWLPEYELFEESHIIPDRLIKSLFLSVEHLGPEFKPSSFMFDLFEIAGNMQNTMIDISLYDLFQKEELYNLWQAKNYQLYVKYGNAAINGGMMMENAKPLLNDILNKAENIISKNEVGASFRFGHDGNIVPLAMLLHIQGTYNSVANPQDYANFWNDFKVAPMAANIQMVFYRHPEVKDVLVTFLYNEQTVSVPPIETSLFPFYKWSDVKTFYQSLLQKPSKVPTS; encoded by the coding sequence ATGAAAATATCTCATAATTTAAGAAGACTATCTTTAATATTTTGGATACATGTATTTATTCCAAATATATTAGTTAATGCGCAAGATGTTCGCAAAGAAATTTTTTCAACTATTGAAAAATCAGGTGGAGTTAATTTTGCGTATACAATACCAAATGACATTGAAGCCAATGTGCCACCCACTGGATATGAGCCTTTCTATATCAGTCATTTTGGGAGACATGGGTCACGTTATCTTGTTAGTGATAAGGAGTATTTGAAGGTTATAAATGTTTTTGAAAAGGCAGATAGCGAACAAATACTTACCCCACTTGGTCAGGATGTTTTTAACCGATTAAAAATTATCTATAGTCAAGTGGAAGGAAATGGCGGAGAACTTACTCCTTTAGGAAAAAGACAAATGAATGAAATATCTGAGAGGATGTTTGAAAAATACCCTAATGTATTCATTCAGAATGCACAAATTACAGCGGTCTCTACAACAGTAGGGCGTTGTATAAATAGTATGGAATTGTTTTGTGAAGGATTAAGGGAAAAGAATCCTGTTTTAAATATAAACATGGATTCACATGAAAACCATATGGACTATTTAAATCATCATACCAGTCAGGCTGTTCAGTTTCGTTACGCAAAAGACACCTGGCTACCTGAATATGAGTTGTTTGAAGAATCACATATTATACCAGATAGGTTAATTAAATCCCTTTTTCTTAGTGTGGAACACTTGGGGCCTGAGTTTAAGCCAAGCTCATTCATGTTTGATTTATTCGAAATTGCTGGGAATATGCAAAATACAATGATTGATATTTCACTTTACGATTTGTTTCAAAAAGAAGAGCTATACAATCTTTGGCAAGCCAAAAATTATCAGCTTTATGTGAAATATGGTAATGCTGCTATTAATGGAGGCATGATGATGGAAAATGCAAAGCCCCTGCTTAATGATATTTTAAATAAAGCAGAGAATATTATTTCAAAGAATGAGGTTGGCGCTTCTTTTCGGTTTGGGCATGACGGTAATATTGTTCCACTAGCTATGTTACTTCATATTCAAGGAACCTACAATAGCGTTGCTAACCCTCAAGATTATGCTAATTTTTGGAATGATTTTAAAGTTGCTCCAATGGCTGCTAATATACAAATGGTTTTTTACCGACATCCTGAAGTGAAAGATGTGTTAGTTACTTTTTTATATAATGAGCAAACAGTGAGTGTACCTCCAATTGAAACTTCTCTTTTTCCGTTTTACAAATGGTCGGATGTAAAAACATTTTACCAGTCCTTACTTCAAAAGCCAAGTAAAGTGCCAACATCCTAA
- a CDS encoding sugar phosphate isomerase/epimerase family protein, which translates to MHNQIWIMSSTFDQLSLDQTVTKAQEAGVQGLDLCVFRKDGTRDDFVATHLDYLNFDTPAAQAILEKFNAANLRLSIGAFENLIGGDPVQRRHNQNHLLRLIRIAYLLGGDENDVKVGTFVGYNHELGVQENGFEKNLLEYQKVFEPIIRYADDLGVTILYENCPMEGWRSSGYWGTYNNLPGVLAARKLMYELIPYNNHGEIYDPSHDIWQHTDPIEVIKHTDMQRLKRIHVKSTRNSSDPYWGNMYAMQRVNPELAAQAGVPISSNPWDRHQYEATLPGFGLGDHLDWRAFVEVLQQQGFAGPFEIENEAKLSKQTGNMGAIMQGIKAAVNNLAPLLYPLTEEGFTYPKSMVEPLKDVQRKDVAVVTMEELD; encoded by the coding sequence ATGCACAATCAAATTTGGATCATGAGTTCAACTTTTGATCAACTTTCGTTAGACCAAACAGTCACTAAAGCACAGGAAGCAGGTGTGCAAGGATTGGACTTATGTGTATTTCGAAAGGATGGGACTAGGGATGACTTTGTAGCGACTCATTTGGATTACCTAAATTTTGATACTCCTGCTGCACAAGCAATCCTCGAGAAGTTTAATGCTGCCAATTTAAGATTATCTATTGGCGCCTTCGAAAATCTAATCGGCGGAGATCCTGTGCAGCGACGCCACAATCAAAACCATCTACTTCGCCTGATACGGATAGCGTATTTGTTGGGAGGAGACGAAAATGATGTAAAAGTTGGAACTTTTGTGGGCTACAACCATGAGTTGGGGGTTCAGGAAAATGGCTTTGAAAAGAACCTCTTGGAGTACCAAAAGGTATTTGAACCCATCATTCGCTACGCAGATGACTTGGGGGTCACCATTCTTTATGAAAACTGTCCTATGGAAGGCTGGAGGTCGTCTGGTTATTGGGGGACGTACAATAATTTACCAGGCGTATTAGCTGCCCGCAAATTGATGTATGAATTAATCCCTTACAACAATCACGGGGAAATCTACGATCCTTCCCACGATATCTGGCAGCATACGGATCCCATTGAAGTTATCAAACATACCGATATGCAAAGGCTCAAGCGAATTCATGTCAAATCTACTAGGAACAGTTCTGATCCTTATTGGGGGAACATGTATGCCATGCAACGAGTTAATCCTGAATTGGCCGCTCAAGCAGGTGTGCCGATCTCTAGTAATCCTTGGGATCGGCATCAGTATGAAGCAACTTTGCCAGGCTTTGGCTTGGGGGATCATTTAGATTGGAGGGCTTTTGTAGAAGTATTGCAACAACAAGGTTTTGCAGGTCCCTTTGAAATCGAAAATGAAGCTAAATTATCCAAGCAAACCGGTAACATGGGAGCCATCATGCAAGGAATCAAAGCGGCTGTAAACAACCTTGCACCATTGTTATATCCACTTACAGAAGAAGGATTTACTTACCCCAAATCCATGGTAGAACCATTGAAAGACGTGCAGAGAAAGGATGTTGCTGTTGTGACGATGGAAGAGCTTGACTAA
- a CDS encoding calcineurin-like phosphoesterase C-terminal domain-containing protein, translating into MIFGDPQPYSLDELEYFRKGIVSEVEGITDVSFGASLGDIVGDRPDFFNAYKEIIEKVGIPWFHVMGNHDMNFDVTSDEFSDESFTAAFGPATYAFNHGNAHYMKQTFFGKEDGFYGSKAHHHFNVGTPSGDWYSGKILANGTPASTMRDGSPKGYVFLEIDGSEYAARYKPAGRAADYQIQVHAPKILVEGVRTTAQLVANFFTGAATDKVIFRINGGEWKPIIIS; encoded by the coding sequence TTGATATTTGGAGACCCTCAGCCCTATAGTTTGGATGAATTAGAATACTTTAGAAAAGGTATTGTATCTGAAGTAGAAGGAATCACCGATGTTAGTTTTGGGGCTTCTTTAGGAGACATTGTGGGTGACCGACCGGACTTTTTCAATGCTTACAAAGAAATTATCGAAAAAGTAGGTATTCCTTGGTTTCATGTCATGGGCAATCACGATATGAATTTTGACGTCACATCCGACGAATTTAGCGATGAATCCTTCACCGCTGCTTTTGGTCCTGCCACCTATGCTTTCAATCATGGAAATGCCCATTACATGAAACAAACTTTTTTCGGTAAAGAAGATGGTTTTTATGGAAGCAAGGCCCACCACCACTTCAATGTAGGCACTCCATCGGGTGATTGGTATAGCGGCAAGATCTTGGCAAATGGTACGCCCGCCTCTACGATGAGGGATGGATCCCCTAAAGGCTATGTATTTCTGGAAATTGATGGATCAGAGTATGCGGCTCGCTATAAGCCTGCCGGAAGAGCTGCTGATTACCAAATCCAAGTACATGCTCCAAAAATTTTGGTAGAAGGTGTTCGCACTACTGCTCAACTAGTAGCCAACTTCTTCACTGGAGCGGCAACAGACAAAGTCATTTTTCGAATCAATGGTGGAGAATGGAAACCCATTATTATTTCTTAG
- a CDS encoding DUF6377 domain-containing protein: MLSRKRKLPIVLFFFLAFLCCHYSAFASLSNLDSLIKAIDSAIENKDFFTKRKETKIDSLHAALAIFTDKNRKYEVNSFLFKELEHYDLNRALNVAKEKRKLALQLGDKYHIEQSQMNVAEMLGKMGMYKEAFEILDTIDVAIIDKNNKQYLYHIYHSTYSLLYQSSLSDEERQKYIRYVYQYKDSLLQVLDKSKLNYQLVYTARLLDYGHYDSALEYILGAYPNYLEQKDNFSFDYTLASVYEAMGNTNLQKEYLARAALQDLMKPVKSYIALRKLAIILFQEGDVSRAYTYIKCAMEDAHFAKARFRMIEISETLPIITAAYEQQVNAEKRNLRKLLYFSLVLVAFLLLISFIVLQQIRKLKKAEIKLKNKTREISIMNDQLKSLNDQLAESDHVKEVYIGYVFDICSSYINKLENFRLTVHKKLRSQKINDAILFTSSTKLFSDELKEFYQSFDAIFLGIFPNFIDDFNALLRDDKRIFPKGNEILTPELRVFALIRLGISDSGKIALILHYSPQTVYNYKLKLKNKAKSSKEDFFTSLQKIGR, encoded by the coding sequence ATGTTAAGCAGAAAAAGAAAATTACCTATAGTCTTATTTTTTTTCTTAGCATTTCTTTGTTGCCATTACTCTGCATTTGCATCTCTTTCCAATCTTGATTCACTAATCAAGGCTATTGATAGTGCAATAGAAAATAAAGACTTTTTTACTAAACGAAAAGAAACAAAAATTGATAGTCTACATGCTGCTTTGGCAATATTTACTGATAAGAATAGAAAATACGAAGTTAATTCATTTCTTTTTAAAGAATTAGAGCACTACGACTTAAATCGTGCTCTAAATGTTGCGAAAGAAAAACGAAAACTTGCCTTACAGCTTGGTGACAAATACCATATTGAGCAATCCCAAATGAATGTCGCTGAAATGCTTGGTAAAATGGGGATGTATAAGGAGGCATTCGAAATTTTAGATACCATTGATGTTGCGATAATTGATAAAAATAACAAGCAGTATCTTTACCACATTTACCATTCTACTTATTCTCTTTTGTATCAAAGTTCTTTATCTGATGAAGAGAGACAAAAGTATATACGGTATGTTTATCAATATAAGGACTCCTTGTTACAAGTGCTTGATAAAAGTAAATTAAATTATCAGCTGGTTTATACCGCTCGTCTTTTGGATTATGGCCATTATGACTCTGCCTTGGAATACATATTAGGAGCATATCCAAATTATTTGGAACAAAAAGATAACTTTTCCTTTGATTATACATTGGCCTCAGTATATGAGGCTATGGGCAATACTAACTTACAAAAAGAATATCTGGCTAGGGCTGCATTGCAAGATTTAATGAAGCCAGTTAAAAGTTATATAGCCCTTCGTAAATTGGCTATTATTTTGTTTCAAGAAGGAGATGTAAGTCGCGCCTACACTTATATTAAATGTGCGATGGAAGATGCACATTTTGCAAAAGCTCGATTTCGTATGATTGAAATCTCAGAAACTTTACCCATCATTACCGCTGCATACGAGCAACAGGTGAATGCTGAAAAAAGAAATCTTCGTAAATTACTTTACTTTAGTTTGGTCTTAGTAGCATTTTTATTGTTGATTTCTTTTATTGTGTTACAACAAATAAGAAAATTAAAAAAGGCTGAAATAAAGTTAAAAAATAAGACTAGAGAAATTTCAATAATGAATGATCAACTCAAAAGTTTGAATGATCAACTTGCGGAGTCAGATCATGTAAAGGAAGTCTATATAGGTTATGTATTTGATATCTGCTCGTCATATATAAATAAGCTGGAAAACTTCAGACTAACAGTTCACAAAAAGTTACGTTCTCAAAAAATTAACGATGCTATTCTTTTCACAAGTTCAACTAAATTATTTTCCGATGAGCTTAAGGAATTCTATCAAAGTTTCGATGCTATATTCCTCGGGATTTTCCCAAATTTCATAGATGATTTTAATGCTTTGCTCAGGGATGATAAACGTATTTTTCCTAAAGGAAATGAGATACTTACTCCAGAGTTGAGGGTATTTGCTTTGATAAGACTTGGTATTAGTGATAGTGGTAAAATTGCTTTAATTCTTCACTATTCACCTCAGACAGTTTACAATTATAAACTAAAGTTGAAAAATAAAGCTAAATCATCCAAAGAAGATTTTTTCACGAGCTTACAAAAGATTGGAAGGTGA
- a CDS encoding PQQ-dependent sugar dehydrogenase, with product MKKSRILSLLVAGLLGFSAVSCADKDPSITAEKDPFAVSSEKLDFKIDTLYTDFISPWGMTWLPDGKMLVVERAGEMLIFENDVFTGNKVSGLPAVREINQAGLLDVTLHPDYASNGWIYLAYARTQGDGEVLVIGRGKLSGTNFTDYEDIYVCGPEWKGGRHFGSRIVFDNDGYLFFSNGDKGSRPMNAQELDNDHGKVLRLHDDGRIPADNPFVNEPNAKGAIWSYGNRNIQGMVYDKANNRLWAVEHGPKGGDELNLIEKGKNYGWPVISYGINYDGSILTELTEKEGMEQPVTYWVPSIATCGMALVTSDKYPTWKGNLLVAGLAGMQVARLELDGAKVTHEETLLKDIGRVRQVSQSPDGYIYALVEATGLLVKLIPQS from the coding sequence ATGAAAAAATCAAGAATACTAAGTTTACTGGTAGCAGGATTACTGGGTTTTTCTGCAGTCTCCTGTGCAGATAAAGACCCCTCCATTACAGCTGAAAAAGACCCTTTTGCAGTAAGTTCTGAAAAACTTGACTTCAAAATAGATACACTTTACACGGACTTCATCAGCCCTTGGGGCATGACTTGGTTGCCAGATGGGAAAATGTTGGTAGTAGAACGTGCTGGCGAAATGCTGATCTTTGAAAATGATGTATTTACAGGAAACAAGGTGAGCGGACTTCCTGCGGTGCGTGAAATCAATCAAGCGGGATTGCTGGATGTTACTTTACACCCAGACTATGCGTCCAATGGCTGGATTTATTTGGCATACGCGAGAACACAAGGAGATGGAGAAGTATTGGTGATCGGGCGTGGAAAACTATCCGGAACCAATTTCACCGATTATGAAGATATCTATGTCTGCGGTCCAGAATGGAAAGGCGGGAGACATTTCGGGTCTAGAATTGTATTTGACAATGATGGATACCTATTCTTCTCTAATGGAGACAAAGGATCCAGACCGATGAATGCACAAGAATTGGACAATGACCATGGAAAAGTCCTTCGCTTACATGACGATGGAAGGATTCCTGCTGACAATCCGTTTGTGAATGAGCCTAATGCCAAAGGTGCTATCTGGAGTTATGGCAATAGGAATATTCAGGGAATGGTTTATGATAAAGCCAACAATAGGCTTTGGGCAGTAGAACATGGTCCTAAAGGTGGTGACGAGTTGAATTTGATCGAAAAAGGTAAAAACTATGGATGGCCGGTGATTTCCTACGGCATCAATTATGATGGCAGCATCTTGACTGAGCTTACAGAAAAAGAAGGCATGGAGCAGCCTGTGACCTATTGGGTTCCTTCCATTGCCACTTGTGGCATGGCCTTAGTTACTTCTGATAAATACCCTACTTGGAAAGGGAATCTTTTAGTTGCTGGATTGGCAGGAATGCAGGTAGCACGACTGGAGTTGGATGGTGCAAAAGTAACCCATGAAGAGACTTTATTGAAAGATATCGGACGCGTACGTCAAGTATCCCAAAGCCCTGATGGTTATATTTACGCCTTGGTAGAAGCTACCGGCCTATTGGTGAAATTGATTCCTCAAAGCTGA
- a CDS encoding RagB/SusD family nutrient uptake outer membrane protein produces the protein MKRFNYLPFIAVILLSTFTTGCFKDLDTLPLNDRQLISEQVYATEQGYLAVLAKIYGSLILNGQDGPDRDGDLGGLDVGYSGYTRAIFYLQECSTDEVALHAGSSQGSRDFLFVNWNPSTPILQYAYYRLYMTIAYCNEFLRESTDEKLQARGLLDQMRSNIEYYRSEARFIRAYSYSMICDLYGSGPFIDESMPVGVIPQQRSRAEIYNFAVNELEEIKDKLKLPGTNDYGRVDQVASWFLLARIYLNSETWVGQPEYQKAYEYASMIINNGQYPLASDWRHIFLADNNTCKEIIWPLVQDGEYTINSAGTNFLMKALNNGRMSNFYVTGIGARSWGSARAKTQLVEKFSPSDQTFDIEDTWGDKKADKRAQFFTEGHTKETWRSNQPFINDFTNGYAIIKWRNVNKNREDLVPGGTTYSYIDYPMFRTADAYLMAAEAILRGADGSRAVALEYVNEIRDRAYLSGSYGNDKSGRISDAELTLDFILDERARELYTESVRRTDLIRFNKFTKGYNWDWKGSDGTANNFLGRDVDDKFKLFPIPDNEFTVNPNLTQNPDFR, from the coding sequence ATGAAAAGATTTAATTATTTACCATTTATCGCTGTAATACTCTTATCTACATTCACAACTGGTTGTTTCAAGGACTTGGATACCTTACCCCTTAACGATCGACAATTAATTAGTGAACAGGTTTATGCAACCGAACAGGGATATTTAGCTGTTTTAGCCAAGATTTATGGATCGCTTATATTGAATGGTCAGGATGGGCCTGATCGAGATGGTGATCTTGGGGGTTTGGATGTTGGATATAGTGGATACACTCGTGCCATTTTTTATTTGCAGGAATGTTCCACTGATGAGGTAGCTCTTCATGCTGGAAGCTCGCAGGGATCTAGAGATTTCTTGTTCGTTAATTGGAATCCTTCTACACCTATTTTGCAATATGCCTACTATAGACTTTATATGACCATTGCGTATTGTAATGAATTTTTGAGGGAATCCACAGATGAAAAATTACAAGCAAGAGGTCTATTGGATCAAATGAGGTCAAATATAGAGTACTATCGCTCAGAGGCTAGATTTATTCGTGCATATAGTTACAGTATGATATGTGACTTGTATGGATCAGGGCCATTTATAGATGAATCAATGCCTGTAGGTGTGATACCTCAACAACGCTCTCGTGCTGAAATATATAATTTTGCAGTAAATGAATTAGAGGAAATTAAAGATAAACTTAAGTTGCCGGGTACCAACGATTATGGAAGGGTCGATCAGGTAGCAAGCTGGTTCTTATTAGCACGTATTTACCTAAATTCAGAAACTTGGGTTGGACAACCAGAATATCAAAAAGCATATGAATATGCATCCATGATAATCAATAATGGTCAATACCCACTTGCTTCTGACTGGCGTCATATTTTCCTTGCGGATAATAATACCTGCAAAGAAATAATTTGGCCATTGGTGCAGGACGGAGAGTATACCATCAACAGTGCAGGCACAAATTTTCTAATGAAAGCATTAAATAATGGCCGTATGAGCAATTTTTATGTGACTGGAATAGGTGCACGTAGCTGGGGAAGTGCAAGAGCAAAAACTCAATTAGTGGAAAAATTCTCTCCTAGCGATCAAACTTTCGACATTGAAGATACTTGGGGAGATAAAAAAGCTGATAAGCGAGCTCAATTTTTCACAGAAGGCCATACCAAAGAAACTTGGAGAAGTAATCAACCTTTTATAAATGATTTCACGAATGGCTATGCCATAATAAAATGGCGTAATGTCAATAAGAACAGAGAAGATCTTGTGCCTGGCGGAACAACATATTCCTACATTGACTATCCTATGTTTAGAACTGCGGATGCATACCTTATGGCTGCTGAAGCGATCTTAAGGGGAGCAGATGGTTCACGAGCTGTAGCGTTAGAATATGTTAATGAAATTAGGGATCGAGCCTATTTATCAGGAAGCTATGGTAATGATAAATCAGGCCGAATTTCCGATGCTGAGCTAACTTTGGACTTTATATTAGATGAAAGAGCAAGAGAGCTTTATACCGAATCAGTAAGGCGCACAGATTTAATTAGGTTTAATAAATTTACAAAAGGGTATAATTGGGATTGGAAAGGTAGTGACGGAACTGCAAACAATTTTTTAGGAAGAGATGTGGATGATAAATTCAAGCTTTTCCCAATCCCAGATAATGAGTTTACTGTAAATCCAAACTTAACACAAAACCCAGATTTCAGATAA
- a CDS encoding SusC/RagA family TonB-linked outer membrane protein gives MMMLKIYKIKRLLLLAWCFFGFLILLNSANAQESLLVTGTVTDKETGEPLITALISVKGGTSGTAVDASGNFRISVAPNTILIISSIGYKAKEIIANQDPLIISLEPNEESLDEVVVIGYGRVRKSDATGAVSSVKLDPLNKGLILTPQDALVGKIAGVNVVPGTGAPGSEGIIRIRMGASLSASNDPLIVIDGVPIAGSAPLSSINPNDIESFTVLKDASATAIYGSRASNGVVIITTKKGAARSGKPQVSYTANFMVNRVYDFFDVLSADEYREIFPVKAIAPEDFQLGSASTDWQREIYRTSFGTDHSVSLSGNSLNVPYRVSLGYTNQDGIISENNFQRSNVSLGVSPKFFDSHLSLDINFKGIWENERPISTGVIGSAISFDPTRPVREQYPNNIGLGYFVWMNEGNPISLAPTNPVANLFLTSRLNKEFRTLGNIALDYVVHGFEDLRINTNFGYDIRNRDFSEIIPDNAPATFTSIRNDGRGRQLFSENQNTNFIFTTYANYNKTVRNRNNFDAMVGYEWQRFWYSINPQSIVRDVVDTSVPDEDALYLLSFFTRVNYSIGSKILFTGTLRADGSSRFSQENRWGYFPSGAVAYRLTEEAFIKNISAISDLKFRVSYGKTGQQDIGGYHPSLATYTVSTNAQRYLFGNEWINMMRPNGYDPNIRWETTSTYNLGFDFSLFKDYVFGSIDAYHRTTNDLLNRIAVPAGSNFTNIIETNIGSMRNQGVEFALGGTPIKKNNLEWTISGNFTYNKATITKLNTIDTEDNFVKTGTISRRDFQIHKVGHTPNTFFLLQQAYDDNGNPLEGQYIGRDGAITSSEQDANKYVTGKSSLPPYFYGISTRVTYKSWDFGMNGHGSFGNYVLNYQQAGQTLMSLFSSEGVSSNISRQALDRGFTMERYFSDMFLESGSFFRFDNITAGYTINNIWKEGSMLRLALSAQNMLLLTRYSGVDPEIFNGLDNNVYQRPRIFTCSINFNF, from the coding sequence ATGATGATGTTGAAGATTTACAAAATTAAAAGACTATTACTACTTGCATGGTGCTTTTTTGGATTTCTGATTCTATTAAATAGTGCCAATGCTCAGGAGTCACTATTGGTTACAGGAACTGTAACCGATAAAGAAACTGGCGAACCATTAATTACTGCATTGATCTCTGTTAAAGGAGGTACTTCTGGGACTGCTGTGGACGCTAGTGGTAACTTTAGAATAAGCGTCGCACCAAATACTATACTAATCATTTCAAGCATTGGCTATAAAGCAAAGGAAATTATAGCTAATCAAGATCCATTAATTATTTCATTGGAACCAAATGAAGAGAGCTTAGATGAAGTAGTCGTTATTGGATATGGCCGTGTAAGAAAAAGCGACGCTACAGGAGCTGTTAGTTCTGTAAAACTAGACCCATTGAATAAAGGTTTAATATTAACACCCCAAGATGCACTGGTTGGAAAAATAGCAGGTGTAAATGTTGTTCCTGGTACAGGAGCTCCAGGCAGCGAAGGCATAATTAGGATACGGATGGGAGCATCATTATCTGCTTCGAATGACCCACTTATTGTGATTGACGGTGTGCCAATTGCTGGAAGCGCTCCCTTGAGTTCAATTAATCCCAATGATATTGAATCATTTACAGTATTAAAAGATGCCTCAGCAACAGCTATTTATGGTTCACGTGCCTCCAATGGTGTGGTAATCATTACTACCAAAAAGGGTGCCGCAAGATCAGGGAAACCCCAAGTGAGCTACACTGCTAACTTCATGGTAAACAGAGTATATGATTTTTTTGATGTTTTATCAGCTGATGAATACAGAGAGATATTTCCAGTAAAAGCAATTGCGCCAGAAGATTTTCAATTAGGTTCTGCTTCTACGGACTGGCAAAGAGAAATCTATCGTACTAGCTTTGGGACTGATCATAGCGTTTCATTAAGTGGGAATTCATTAAACGTTCCTTACAGGGTTTCACTTGGATATACAAATCAAGACGGAATAATTTCAGAAAATAATTTTCAAAGGAGTAATGTAAGCTTAGGGGTTTCTCCAAAGTTTTTTGATAGTCATCTTTCATTAGATATAAATTTCAAGGGGATATGGGAAAACGAAAGACCAATATCTACTGGAGTGATCGGAAGCGCAATATCCTTCGATCCAACAAGACCCGTTAGGGAACAGTATCCCAATAATATAGGACTTGGTTATTTTGTGTGGATGAACGAAGGAAACCCGATTTCTTTAGCACCTACAAATCCAGTAGCAAATCTTTTTCTTACTAGTAGACTGAACAAAGAGTTCAGAACCTTAGGGAATATAGCATTGGACTATGTTGTTCATGGTTTCGAGGATTTAAGGATTAATACTAATTTTGGTTACGATATCAGAAATCGAGATTTTAGTGAAATTATTCCTGATAATGCCCCTGCAACCTTTACATCTATAAGGAATGATGGTCGTGGAAGACAGCTTTTTTCAGAAAATCAGAATACAAATTTCATCTTTACTACCTATGCTAATTATAACAAGACTGTTAGAAATAGGAATAATTTTGACGCAATGGTTGGTTATGAATGGCAGAGGTTCTGGTATAGTATAAATCCCCAAAGCATCGTACGTGATGTAGTTGATACATCCGTACCTGATGAAGATGCGTTATATTTACTTTCATTTTTCACCAGGGTAAATTATTCAATAGGTTCAAAAATATTATTCACGGGAACCTTACGAGCAGATGGATCATCACGTTTTAGCCAAGAAAACCGTTGGGGATATTTTCCATCAGGAGCAGTTGCTTATCGTTTAACAGAAGAGGCTTTTATCAAAAATATTTCAGCAATTTCAGATTTAAAGTTTAGAGTCAGTTATGGCAAAACGGGTCAGCAAGATATTGGAGGATATCATCCATCATTAGCCACTTATACTGTATCAACAAATGCTCAACGATATTTATTCGGAAATGAATGGATAAATATGATGAGACCAAATGGGTATGATCCAAATATTAGGTGGGAAACTACTTCTACATACAATTTAGGTTTTGACTTTAGTCTATTTAAGGATTATGTTTTTGGTAGTATTGATGCGTATCATCGTACCACAAACGATCTTCTTAATAGGATAGCGGTACCTGCTGGGAGTAATTTTACAAATATTATTGAAACCAATATTGGCAGTATGCGAAACCAAGGAGTTGAATTTGCTCTAGGAGGCACTCCAATAAAAAAGAATAATCTTGAATGGACTATTAGTGGGAATTTCACTTATAATAAAGCAACCATCACAAAACTCAACACCATTGATACAGAAGACAATTTTGTAAAAACTGGAACCATAAGCAGACGCGATTTTCAGATTCATAAAGTGGGTCATACTCCCAACACCTTCTTTTTACTACAACAGGCATATGATGATAACGGAAACCCATTAGAAGGACAGTATATCGGCAGGGATGGAGCAATAACTTCTAGTGAACAGGATGCAAACAAGTATGTTACAGGAAAAAGCTCTTTACCTCCATACTTCTATGGTATAAGTACAAGGGTAACATACAAATCTTGGGACTTCGGAATGAATGGACATGGAAGCTTTGGGAATTATGTTTTAAATTATCAACAAGCTGGCCAAACTCTTATGTCACTATTTAGCTCAGAGGGAGTCTCTAGCAATATTTCAAGGCAAGCACTAGATCGTGGATTTACAATGGAACGTTATTTTTCTGATATGTTTTTAGAATCGGGCTCATTTTTTAGGTTTGATAATATTACAGCTGGTTATACGATTAATAACATATGGAAAGAGGGCAGTATGTTAAGACTTGCATTAAGTGCCCAAAATATGTTACTTCTAACACGCTACTCAGGAGTAGATCCTGAAATTTTTAATGGTCTTGATAACAATGTTTATCAACGTCCGAGAATATTTACCTGTTCTATCAATTTTAACTTCTAA